The proteins below come from a single Prochlorococcus marinus str. MIT 9215 genomic window:
- the psbF gene encoding cytochrome b559 subunit beta, long form, whose translation MDFRVVLVITPIVFSWIFTVFWLGRWDVFRLTPLGLPKKGVAPFKNYQVWDDTALVPATGRPPEGYPVFTVRTAAVNALGIPTVFFLGAILAMQFKSY comes from the coding sequence ATGGATTTTAGAGTAGTACTTGTTATCACACCAATAGTATTTTCTTGGATTTTTACAGTTTTTTGGTTAGGTAGATGGGATGTATTTAGATTGACTCCACTAGGATTACCCAAGAAGGGAGTGGCACCTTTTAAAAATTATCAAGTATGGGATGATACTGCACTAGTTCCTGCTACTGGAAGACCCCCAGAAGGTTATCCTGTATTTACTGTCAGAACTGCAGCTGTAAACGCTTTAGGAATTCCTACGGTTTTCTTTTTAGGTGCTATTTTGGCAATGCAGTTTAAATCTTATTAA